A genomic segment from Candidatus Brocadia sinica JPN1 encodes:
- the rpmE gene encoding 50S ribosomal protein L31, giving the protein MKEGIHPEYRETIVTCGCGETFKTRSTKQKIAVEVCSKCHPFYTGRQKFVDSAGQIEKFHKRFQKSQKAEEVVKQK; this is encoded by the coding sequence ATGAAGGAAGGAATTCATCCGGAATATAGAGAAACTATTGTGACATGTGGATGTGGTGAGACTTTCAAGACACGGTCAACAAAACAGAAAATTGCTGTAGAAGTCTGTTCAAAGTGCCACCCCTTTTATACAGGCAGGCAGAAGTTTGTCGATAGCGCAGGCCAAATAGAAAAGTTTCACAAGAGGTTTCAAAAGAGTCAAAAGGCTGAAGAAGTTGTAAAACAAAAATGA